The following proteins are encoded in a genomic region of Hirundo rustica isolate bHirRus1 chromosome 3, bHirRus1.pri.v3, whole genome shotgun sequence:
- the SAYSD1 gene encoding SAYSvFN domain-containing protein 1 — MKHERPLVNYSFSPQRAAGLAAHAEQRAAAAQLPGAPLADTEPLRRLPGPASSPGRHGPWRRRGSAMAAAVERRLAQFRAARGSAAAAPRPAEAPGKAAAPEAAEGRRAAAAGPGGGAQVRAGVAAAPVWARPLLLKVLLWAVLLALFAELELGLPYFVLSLLYWMYAGTRGPAERRPGELSAYSVFNPGCTAIAGTLSAEQLERELHYRPAAGR; from the exons ATGAAACACGAGAGGCCTCTGGTGAATTACAGCTTTTCTCCACAGCGAGCCGCCGGCCTCGCCGCCCACGCCGAACAGCGAGCTGCGGCAGCCCAGCTGCCCGGGGCTCCGCTCGCTGACACCGAGCCCCTCCGGCGgctccccggccccgcctccTCCCCGGGCCGTCACGGGCCCTGGCGCAGGCGCGGCTCGGCCATGGCGGCGGCCGTGGAGCGGCGCCTCGCCCAGTTCCGCGCCGCCCGCGGcagcgctgccgccgctccgcgccccgccGAGGCGCCGGGGAaggccgcggctccggaggcCGCCGAGGGACGGCGAGCAGCCGCGGCGGGCCCGGGCGGCGGCGCTCAG GTCCGCGCCGGCGTGGCGGCGGCTCCGGTGTGGGCGCGCCCGCTGCTGCtgaaggtgctgctgtgggCCGTACTGCTTGCGCTGTTCGCGGAGCTGGAACTCGGGCTGCCCTACTTCGTCCTGTCCCTGCTCTACTGGATGTACGCCGGCacccgcggccccgccgagcggCGGCCCGGCGAGCTCAGCGCCTACTCCGTCTTCAACCCCGGCTGTACGGCCATCGCCGGGACGCTGAGTGCCGAGCAGCTGGAGCGGGAGCTGCACTACCGGCCCGCCGCGGGCAGGtag